A single window of Microbispora hainanensis DNA harbors:
- a CDS encoding 3-oxoacyl-ACP reductase, giving the protein MQRLQDRVAVITGAGSGIGLATARRFAQEGAKVVVADLDEEAGAKAAAEVGGLFVKADVANEDDVTRMYRTAFEEFGSVDIAFNNAGISPPDDDSILETGLDAWRRVQEVNLTSVYLCCKHVIPYMQRQGKGSIINTASFVAVMGSATSQISYTASKGGVLAMSRELGVQFAREGIRVNALCPGPVDTPLLRELFAKDPERAQRRLVHVPIGRFARAEEIAAAVAFLASDDASFITASEFLVDGGISGAYVTPL; this is encoded by the coding sequence ATGCAGCGTTTGCAGGACCGTGTCGCCGTCATCACCGGCGCGGGCAGCGGCATCGGCCTGGCCACGGCCCGCCGGTTCGCCCAGGAGGGCGCCAAGGTCGTGGTGGCCGACCTCGACGAGGAGGCCGGCGCGAAGGCCGCCGCCGAGGTCGGCGGCCTGTTCGTCAAGGCCGACGTGGCGAACGAGGACGACGTGACCCGGATGTACCGGACCGCGTTCGAGGAGTTCGGCAGCGTCGACATCGCGTTCAACAACGCGGGCATCTCGCCGCCGGACGACGACTCCATCCTGGAGACCGGCCTCGACGCCTGGCGCCGGGTGCAGGAGGTCAACCTCACCAGCGTCTACCTGTGCTGCAAGCACGTCATCCCGTACATGCAGCGGCAGGGCAAGGGCTCGATCATCAACACCGCGTCGTTCGTCGCGGTCATGGGCTCGGCCACCTCGCAGATCTCCTACACCGCCTCCAAGGGCGGCGTGCTCGCGATGAGCCGCGAGCTGGGCGTCCAGTTCGCCCGCGAGGGCATCCGGGTCAACGCGCTGTGCCCCGGGCCGGTGGACACCCCGCTGCTGCGGGAGCTGTTCGCCAAGGACCCCGAGCGCGCCCAGCGCCGTCTCGTCCACGTGCCGATCGGCCGTTTCGCCCGGGCCGAGGAGATCGCCGCGGCGGTCGCGTTCCTCGCCTCCGACGACGCGTCGTTCATCACCGCCTCGGAGTTCCTGGTCGACGGCGGCATCTCCGGCGCGTACGTCACTCCGCTGTAA
- a CDS encoding gamma-glutamyl-gamma-aminobutyrate hydrolase family protein, with protein sequence MARPVIGVTCYVEPARFTVWDMPTALLPYMYVDHIARAGGQPVILPPAGEPAALVERLDGLIIAGGGDIDPARYGAPPAEQTGYVREFRDEAEFGLLEAALRTGLPFLGICRGLQVLNVALGGTLQQHLPDVVGHTAHSPAPGTFGRLPVRLSPGLAKIYDGEDLTPAHYHHQAIDRLADGLEVTARSDDGTIEAVEVTGAAFALAVQWHPEADEDGPLFHALVTAARH encoded by the coding sequence ATGGCCCGTCCCGTCATCGGCGTGACCTGCTACGTCGAGCCGGCGAGGTTCACCGTCTGGGACATGCCGACGGCGCTGCTGCCGTACATGTACGTCGACCACATCGCGCGGGCAGGCGGCCAGCCGGTCATCCTGCCGCCGGCCGGGGAGCCCGCCGCGCTGGTGGAACGGCTGGACGGGCTGATCATCGCGGGCGGGGGCGACATCGACCCCGCCCGCTACGGCGCGCCGCCCGCGGAACAGACCGGATATGTCAGGGAGTTCCGCGACGAGGCGGAGTTCGGACTGTTGGAGGCCGCCCTGCGCACCGGCCTGCCGTTCCTCGGCATCTGCCGGGGCCTGCAGGTGCTCAACGTGGCGCTGGGCGGCACCCTCCAGCAGCACCTGCCCGACGTGGTCGGCCACACCGCCCACTCCCCCGCGCCCGGGACGTTCGGCCGCCTTCCCGTACGGCTCTCGCCGGGGTTGGCCAAGATCTACGACGGCGAGGACCTCACGCCCGCCCACTACCATCACCAGGCGATCGACCGCCTGGCGGACGGGCTGGAGGTCACCGCCCGCTCGGACGACGGCACGATCGAGGCCGTCGAGGTCACGGGCGCGGCGTTCGCCCTGGCCGTCCAGTGGCATCCGGAGGCCGACGAGGACGGGCCGCTGTTCCACGCCCTGGTCACCGCCGCCCGCCACTGA
- a CDS encoding FadR/GntR family transcriptional regulator, with protein sequence MRMEITPAETSVSRSRTPAEPASRDAAVGITGAVSLLRPVRAGNAFEETVERLLQAIKLGVVPHGEKLPPERELAARLGISRVTLREAIRALQEAGYLDVRRGRYGGAFVVYQPPSPRKGDLRRAVTRMGEDDLEDALTFRMAVECGAARVLATTELTPGQRETLAARLAGVNDAAPADYRRMDIAFHLAIAELSGSPLLAAACADARLRVTDLLNAIPVLGPNIEHAAVQHAAIAAAILDGDPEAAERAVAEHLEGTAALLRGFLA encoded by the coding sequence ATGCGCATGGAGATCACCCCGGCGGAGACGTCCGTCTCCCGTTCCCGGACCCCGGCCGAGCCCGCCTCTCGGGACGCGGCGGTGGGGATCACCGGCGCGGTGTCGCTGCTGCGGCCGGTGCGGGCGGGCAACGCGTTCGAGGAGACCGTCGAGCGCCTGCTCCAGGCCATCAAGCTCGGCGTCGTCCCGCACGGCGAGAAGCTGCCGCCGGAGCGCGAACTGGCCGCCCGGCTCGGCATCAGCAGGGTCACGCTGCGCGAGGCGATCCGCGCGCTGCAGGAGGCCGGTTACCTCGACGTACGGCGCGGCCGGTACGGCGGGGCCTTCGTCGTCTACCAGCCGCCGAGCCCGCGCAAGGGCGACCTGCGCAGGGCCGTCACCCGGATGGGAGAAGACGACCTCGAAGACGCGCTGACGTTCCGGATGGCCGTCGAGTGCGGGGCGGCCCGGGTGCTCGCGACCACCGAGCTGACCCCGGGACAGCGGGAGACGCTCGCCGCCCGGCTGGCCGGGGTGAACGACGCGGCGCCGGCCGACTATCGCAGGATGGACATCGCGTTCCACCTGGCGATCGCGGAGCTGAGCGGGTCGCCGCTGCTGGCCGCCGCGTGCGCCGACGCCCGGCTGCGGGTCACCGACCTGCTCAACGCGATCCCCGTGCTGGGGCCCAACATCGAGCACGCCGCGGTGCAGCACGCCGCCATCGCCGCCGCGATCCTGGACGGCGACCCGGAGGCGGCCGAACGGGCGGTGGCCGAGCACCTGGAGGGCACGGCGGCCCTGCTGCGCGGCTTTCTCGCGTGA
- a CDS encoding TIGR04500 family putative peptide maturation system protein, translating into MPHSADHNTDHNTDHSTDRSADRSTADRAAPSAAVGAPLGAAVDATESPAGSAAHRATQSAAVVAAVGATETPVGSAAHRAAQSGVHRGVVPSARLLTDVLAYLRRICDREPAEARLLLGGLRAEHEGVPMRLVWQRDHPGGRCHYDMLLPVGDGTVSIAFAPDLALPWPLRGSRNSGEQVVVRVNGMEVAMEQAMAVLDELWSDASLASRLVDAALVAQELAGDPADLSAAELQDALDAFRRARGLLTVEATQEWMAERGLDHAGLEDVVAQEAGIARLRRRVAGDRAESLFAAAPRSYDRLCAVFLRYPRVEAARAAADRLRDGGPGSLASAAETLDHGADARLRRLFRAELGPEAADAAPGDVLGPYGPDPVVVQVVEVRPATFDDATRQGIEQRLFDDWLAGRRREARVEWVWGDARRTEAVNQALRAPAAEDGLTAAR; encoded by the coding sequence ATGCCGCACAGTGCCGACCACAACACCGACCACAACACCGACCACAGCACCGACCGCAGTGCCGACCGCAGCACCGCCGATCGCGCCGCCCCGAGTGCCGCCGTCGGTGCCCCGCTTGGTGCCGCCGTTGATGCCACCGAATCTCCGGCCGGCAGTGCCGCCCACCGCGCCACCCAGAGTGCCGCCGTCGTTGCCGCCGTTGGTGCCACCGAGACTCCTGTCGGCAGTGCCGCCCACCGCGCCGCCCAGAGTGGTGTCCACCGTGGTGTTGTTCCTTCTGCCCGTCTGCTGACCGATGTCCTGGCGTACCTGCGCCGGATCTGTGATCGGGAACCCGCCGAGGCCAGGCTCCTGCTGGGCGGCCTGCGGGCGGAGCACGAAGGCGTGCCGATGCGCCTGGTGTGGCAGCGCGACCACCCCGGCGGCAGATGTCACTACGACATGCTGCTCCCGGTGGGCGACGGCACGGTCTCGATCGCCTTCGCTCCCGACCTCGCGCTGCCCTGGCCGCTGCGGGGCAGCCGCAACTCCGGCGAGCAGGTCGTCGTGCGGGTCAACGGCATGGAGGTCGCCATGGAGCAGGCCATGGCGGTGCTGGACGAGCTGTGGAGCGACGCCTCACTCGCCAGCAGACTGGTCGACGCCGCCCTGGTCGCGCAGGAGCTGGCCGGCGACCCGGCAGACCTGTCCGCCGCCGAGTTGCAGGACGCTCTCGACGCCTTCCGGCGGGCCCGGGGGCTGCTCACGGTCGAGGCCACCCAGGAGTGGATGGCCGAACGCGGCCTCGACCACGCCGGCCTGGAGGACGTCGTGGCCCAGGAGGCGGGGATCGCCCGGCTTCGTCGCCGGGTCGCCGGTGACCGCGCCGAAAGTCTTTTCGCCGCCGCCCCTCGCTCCTACGACCGGTTGTGCGCGGTGTTCCTGCGGTATCCCCGGGTGGAGGCCGCCCGGGCCGCCGCCGACCGGCTGCGGGACGGCGGACCAGGCTCCCTCGCCTCCGCCGCCGAGACGCTCGACCACGGCGCGGACGCCCGGCTGCGCCGCCTGTTCCGCGCCGAGCTCGGCCCGGAGGCGGCGGACGCCGCACCGGGCGACGTCCTCGGCCCGTACGGACCCGACCCCGTGGTCGTCCAGGTCGTGGAGGTCAGACCCGCTACCTTCGACGACGCCACCCGGCAAGGGATCGAGCAGCGGCTCTTCGACGACTGGCTGGCCGGGCGGCGGCGCGAGGCCCGCGTGGAGTGGGTGTGGGGCGACGCCCGGCGCACCGAGGCCGTCAACCAGGCCCTGCGGGCCCCCGCGGCGGAAGACGGCCTCACGGCGGCCCGCTGA
- a CDS encoding glutamine synthetase family protein, with protein sequence MDRLRDDVEAGRVDTVLLAVTDMQGRLQGKRLSARYFLEEVLSHAAEGCNYLLAVDVDMNTVDGYAMSSWERGYGDFVMRPDLSTLRRVPWHEGTVLLLADLVWEDGADVVASPRQILRRQLARLAERGWTAYVGTELEFVVYDDSYEQAWQRGYRDLTPANLYNVDYSLLGTSRIEPLLRRIRLGMEGAGLYVESAKGECNLGQHEIAFRFADALTTCDNHVFYKNGAKEIAAQDGRSITFMAKPNQREGNSCHIHISLREADGTPVMAGGEPYGLSETGRRFIAGQLAAMRELTLLYAPNINSYKRFVPGSFAPTAVKWGVDNRTCSLRLVGHGPSLRIENRVPGGDVNPYLAVAAMIAAGLRGIDDGLELEEPFTGNAYDSGAERVPSTLRDALALWEESPIAEEAFGKDVVEHYANNARVELAAFDAAVTDWELYRGFERL encoded by the coding sequence GTGGATCGACTCCGCGATGACGTCGAAGCGGGCCGCGTGGACACGGTCCTGCTCGCGGTCACCGACATGCAGGGGCGGCTGCAGGGCAAGCGGCTTTCTGCGCGGTACTTCCTGGAGGAGGTGCTGAGCCACGCAGCGGAGGGCTGCAACTACCTGCTCGCGGTGGACGTCGACATGAACACCGTGGACGGCTACGCCATGTCGTCCTGGGAGCGCGGCTACGGCGACTTCGTCATGCGGCCCGACCTGTCGACGCTGCGCCGCGTGCCCTGGCACGAGGGCACCGTGCTGCTGCTCGCCGACCTGGTGTGGGAGGACGGCGCCGACGTCGTGGCCTCCCCCAGGCAGATCCTGCGCCGCCAGCTCGCCCGGCTCGCCGAACGCGGCTGGACCGCCTACGTCGGCACCGAGCTGGAGTTCGTCGTCTACGACGACAGCTACGAGCAGGCCTGGCAGCGGGGCTACCGCGACCTGACCCCGGCCAACCTCTACAACGTCGACTACTCGCTGCTCGGCACCTCCCGCATCGAGCCGCTGCTGCGCAGGATCAGGCTCGGCATGGAGGGCGCGGGGCTGTACGTCGAGTCGGCCAAGGGCGAGTGCAACCTCGGCCAGCACGAGATCGCCTTCCGGTTCGCCGACGCGCTGACCACGTGCGACAACCACGTGTTCTACAAGAACGGCGCCAAGGAGATCGCCGCCCAGGACGGCAGGTCGATCACCTTCATGGCCAAGCCGAACCAGCGCGAGGGCAACTCCTGCCACATCCACATCTCGCTGCGCGAGGCCGACGGCACCCCCGTGATGGCGGGCGGCGAGCCGTACGGGCTGTCGGAGACCGGGCGGCGGTTCATCGCCGGTCAGCTCGCGGCGATGCGGGAGCTGACCCTGCTCTACGCGCCCAACATCAACTCCTACAAGCGGTTCGTGCCCGGCAGCTTCGCCCCCACCGCCGTCAAGTGGGGCGTGGACAACCGCACCTGCTCGCTGCGGCTGGTCGGCCACGGCCCCTCGCTGCGGATCGAGAACCGGGTGCCCGGCGGCGACGTCAACCCGTACCTCGCGGTCGCCGCCATGATCGCGGCGGGGCTGCGCGGCATCGACGACGGGCTGGAGCTGGAGGAGCCGTTCACCGGCAACGCGTACGACTCCGGGGCCGAGCGGGTGCCCTCCACGCTCCGCGACGCCCTGGCGCTGTGGGAGGAGTCGCCGATCGCCGAGGAGGCCTTCGGCAAGGACGTGGTCGAGCACTACGCCAACAACGCGCGGGTCGAGCTGGCCGCCTTCGACGCGGCGGTCACCGACTGGGAGCTCTATCGGGGGTTCGAACGGCTGTGA
- a CDS encoding DUF3592 domain-containing protein, which translates to MARWSFRRFLSGAGSVAFFVAWFGILIVALVAQVSNLVSALDLGRHGVRTTGVALATRSETWNDTDGHPITVDYTKVGFTVGAQRHVEEISGRYATGEKVRIVYDPENVNVVRSEEDTGLGGLAGHFVLIAILLAMLVFGVSFVFSWYRW; encoded by the coding sequence ATGGCTCGATGGTCATTCCGGCGGTTTTTATCGGGTGCCGGGTCGGTCGCGTTCTTCGTGGCCTGGTTCGGCATCCTGATCGTGGCGCTCGTCGCCCAGGTTTCCAACCTCGTCTCGGCCCTGGACCTCGGGCGGCACGGTGTCCGCACCACCGGCGTGGCCCTCGCCACCCGGTCGGAGACGTGGAACGACACCGACGGCCACCCCATTACCGTTGACTACACGAAGGTCGGTTTCACGGTGGGCGCACAACGGCACGTCGAGGAGATCTCCGGCCGGTACGCGACAGGGGAGAAGGTCCGCATCGTCTACGACCCCGAGAACGTGAACGTCGTCAGGAGCGAGGAGGACACCGGCCTCGGCGGGCTGGCCGGACATTTCGTGCTGATCGCCATCCTGCTCGCCATGCTGGTCTTCGGCGTCAGCTTCGTTTTCTCCTGGTACCGATGGTGA
- a CDS encoding aldehyde dehydrogenase family protein, with product MADAAEVDRVVERAARAFPAWRAVAPGERARLLRRFAQVVEDHAEELARLEIANAGHTIGNARWEAGNVRDVLNFYAGAPERDHGKQIPVPGGVDVTFAEPLGVVGIIVPWNFPMVIMTWGVAPALAAGNTVIVKPAEWTPLTALRLAELALEAGLPEGVLQVVPGEGEVAGARLVEHPDVRKIVFTGSTEVGKLIGAKAAEQVKRVTLELGGKSANIVFADADLARAAESAPMAVFDNSGQDCCARSRILVERSVYDDFLARLAEAVRAVRVGDPNDPATQMGPLISAEHRERVASFVTEADVYAAGSCPSGPGFWFPPTVLAGSSSESFRRAFTEEIFGPVVSVVPFEDEADAVRIANDTAYGLSGSIWTRDVGRALRVARAVEAGNLSVNSHSSVRYWTPFGGFKQSGLGRELGPDALSAFTETKNVFISTE from the coding sequence ATGGCGGACGCCGCCGAGGTGGACCGGGTGGTCGAGCGGGCCGCCCGGGCCTTCCCCGCGTGGCGGGCGGTCGCCCCGGGCGAGCGGGCCCGGCTGCTGCGCCGCTTCGCGCAGGTGGTCGAGGACCACGCGGAGGAGCTGGCGCGGCTGGAGATCGCCAACGCCGGGCACACGATCGGCAACGCCCGCTGGGAGGCGGGCAACGTCCGCGACGTGCTGAACTTCTACGCGGGCGCGCCGGAGCGCGACCACGGCAAGCAGATCCCGGTGCCGGGCGGGGTGGACGTCACGTTCGCAGAGCCGCTGGGCGTGGTCGGGATCATCGTGCCGTGGAACTTCCCGATGGTCATCATGACCTGGGGAGTCGCCCCGGCCCTGGCCGCCGGCAACACGGTGATCGTCAAGCCCGCCGAGTGGACGCCGCTGACCGCGCTGCGGCTGGCCGAGCTCGCCCTGGAGGCCGGGCTGCCCGAGGGCGTGCTCCAGGTCGTGCCCGGCGAGGGTGAGGTCGCCGGCGCCCGGCTCGTCGAGCATCCCGACGTACGGAAGATCGTGTTCACCGGCTCGACGGAGGTCGGGAAGCTCATCGGCGCCAAGGCGGCCGAGCAGGTCAAGCGGGTGACGCTGGAGCTGGGCGGCAAGAGCGCCAACATCGTCTTCGCCGACGCCGACCTCGCCCGGGCGGCCGAGTCCGCCCCGATGGCGGTCTTCGACAACTCCGGCCAGGACTGCTGCGCCCGCTCGCGCATCCTGGTGGAGCGTTCCGTCTATGACGACTTCCTCGCGCGGCTCGCCGAGGCGGTGCGCGCGGTGCGGGTGGGCGACCCGAACGACCCGGCGACCCAGATGGGCCCGCTGATCAGCGCCGAGCACCGGGAGCGCGTCGCGTCGTTCGTCACCGAGGCCGACGTGTACGCCGCCGGGTCGTGCCCGAGCGGCCCCGGCTTCTGGTTCCCGCCGACCGTGCTGGCCGGATCGTCCTCGGAGTCCTTCCGCAGGGCGTTCACCGAGGAGATCTTCGGGCCCGTGGTGTCGGTCGTGCCGTTCGAGGACGAGGCCGACGCGGTGCGGATCGCCAACGACACGGCGTACGGCCTGTCGGGGTCGATCTGGACCCGCGACGTGGGCCGGGCGCTGCGCGTGGCGCGGGCCGTCGAGGCGGGCAACCTGTCGGTGAACTCGCACTCCAGCGTCCGCTACTGGACCCCGTTCGGCGGCTTCAAGCAGTCGGGCCTCGGCCGGGAGCTCGGCCCGGACGCCCTGTCGGCCTTCACCGAGACCAAGAACGTCTTCATCTCCACGGAGTAG
- a CDS encoding peptidase domain-containing ABC transporter, producing the protein MRLNRGTASSRVPVVHQRTPTECGPACLAMVLGAYGHHVEVRELGEELGAGRDGTSALTLVRAARRRGLEARAFSLPPEGLAHAPLPAIAHWKGDHYVVVERHGRGGVTIVDPETGRRRVTTAELALDYSGVLLVFTPGPGFRRTARPRRGRWWRWPASVAFAGHRRLLALLVALSVVMQAFGFALPALTELVVDRVLPAGDHDLLTIAGFGVLGLVAAYGLVRVLRGYAMVSLRASADGELVRVTGERLLAAPYRFFALRGSADLVNRVLATSLIREVLTNQVTLAFLEAPLALGYVIAIGVRSPLVGGCLVAFALAQAGLLLLTRRRVGDLTHRETEARNDLQSRLIEGLRGIETVKASGAEPRIADRWATAVATVAERSGRSGRAQAMQEALLGALQFAAPLTLVWTGARQVADGTLTLGGMLALQALAGAALAPLSSLIAGLQAVQGVRPHVERLADVWHAEPEPVPAAPVTRTLTGRIELDGVGFRYGPDSPWILRDVTVTVRPGQKVALVGASGSGKTTLARLILGLLTPGEGEIRYDGVPAAAFDPRALRRQFGVVPQEPVLFHGTIFDNIALNVPSATPEQVERAARAARLHEEIRAMPMGYRTLLTDGGGLSGGQRQRLALARALLSEPRMLLLDEATSHLDTVAEAAIEESLRGFAGTRVVIAHRLSTVRDADCGGRGRTSSCGPGRRR; encoded by the coding sequence ATGAGGCTCAATCGCGGCACAGCTTCCAGCAGGGTTCCTGTCGTCCACCAGCGCACCCCCACCGAGTGCGGCCCCGCCTGCCTCGCCATGGTCCTCGGCGCGTACGGGCACCACGTGGAGGTGCGCGAGCTCGGCGAGGAGCTGGGCGCCGGCCGTGACGGCACCTCCGCGCTCACCCTGGTCAGGGCGGCGAGGCGGCGCGGGCTGGAGGCACGGGCCTTCTCCCTGCCTCCCGAGGGGCTGGCGCACGCGCCGCTCCCGGCGATCGCGCACTGGAAGGGCGACCACTACGTGGTCGTCGAGCGTCACGGGCGCGGCGGGGTCACGATCGTCGATCCCGAGACGGGCCGCCGTCGCGTCACCACCGCCGAGCTCGCCCTGGACTACAGCGGCGTGCTGCTCGTCTTCACCCCCGGCCCCGGATTCCGGCGGACCGCGCGCCCCCGGCGGGGCCGCTGGTGGCGGTGGCCCGCCTCTGTCGCCTTCGCGGGCCATCGCCGGCTGCTCGCGCTGCTGGTGGCGCTCAGCGTCGTCATGCAGGCGTTCGGCTTCGCCCTCCCGGCGCTGACCGAGCTGGTCGTCGACCGGGTGCTGCCGGCCGGCGACCACGACCTGCTTACCATCGCGGGCTTCGGAGTGCTCGGCCTGGTCGCCGCGTACGGGCTGGTCCGGGTGCTGCGCGGATACGCGATGGTCTCGCTCAGGGCGAGCGCGGACGGCGAGCTGGTGCGCGTAACGGGCGAACGGCTCCTCGCGGCGCCCTACCGGTTCTTCGCCCTGCGCGGCTCCGCCGACCTGGTCAACCGCGTGCTGGCGACCTCGCTGATCCGGGAGGTCCTCACCAACCAGGTGACGCTCGCCTTCCTGGAGGCCCCGCTGGCCCTGGGATACGTGATCGCGATCGGCGTGCGCAGCCCTCTGGTCGGCGGCTGCCTGGTCGCGTTCGCCCTCGCCCAGGCGGGCCTGCTCCTCCTCACCCGCCGCCGCGTCGGCGACCTGACCCACCGCGAGACCGAAGCCCGCAACGACCTGCAGAGCAGGCTGATCGAGGGCCTGCGCGGCATCGAGACCGTCAAGGCCTCCGGCGCGGAGCCGCGGATCGCGGACCGATGGGCGACGGCCGTCGCCACCGTCGCCGAGCGTTCCGGGCGAAGCGGCCGGGCGCAGGCCATGCAGGAGGCCCTGCTCGGGGCCCTGCAGTTCGCCGCCCCGCTCACCCTCGTCTGGACGGGCGCCCGCCAGGTGGCGGACGGCACGCTGACGCTCGGCGGGATGCTCGCCCTGCAAGCCCTGGCCGGCGCCGCGCTCGCCCCGCTGAGCTCGCTGATCGCCGGCCTGCAGGCCGTACAAGGGGTCAGGCCGCACGTGGAGCGGCTGGCCGACGTCTGGCACGCCGAGCCCGAGCCCGTTCCCGCCGCCCCGGTCACCCGTACGCTCACCGGGCGGATCGAGCTGGACGGCGTCGGCTTCCGCTATGGCCCCGACAGCCCGTGGATCCTGCGGGACGTCACGGTCACCGTGCGCCCCGGGCAGAAGGTCGCGCTGGTCGGTGCCTCGGGCTCCGGCAAGACCACCCTGGCCCGGCTGATCCTGGGGCTGCTCACGCCCGGCGAGGGCGAGATCCGCTACGACGGCGTGCCCGCCGCCGCCTTCGATCCCCGCGCCCTGCGCCGCCAGTTCGGCGTGGTGCCGCAGGAGCCCGTCCTCTTCCACGGCACGATCTTCGACAACATCGCGCTCAACGTCCCCTCCGCCACCCCGGAGCAGGTGGAACGGGCGGCCCGGGCGGCCCGCCTGCACGAGGAGATCAGGGCCATGCCGATGGGCTACCGCACGCTGCTCACCGACGGCGGCGGGCTGTCGGGCGGGCAGCGCCAGCGGCTCGCGCTCGCCCGCGCCCTGCTGTCGGAGCCGAGGATGCTGCTGCTCGACGAGGCCACGAGCCACCTCGACACCGTGGCCGAGGCCGCGATCGAGGAGAGCCTGCGCGGCTTCGCGGGCACCCGCGTCGTCATCGCCCACCGACTGAGCACCGTGCGGGACGCCGACTGCGGCGGCCGTGGCCGCACTAGCTCCTGCGGCCCTGGGCGACGGCGGTAG
- a CDS encoding MvdC/MvdD family ATP grasp protein, producing MLTSEDDPHAERVGGLLARRGARVSVFDPGDFPVSAKLDLGYGTDLGTRRILRRDKETIDLDTVSAVWWRRPTPPRAHPEIADPAVAAHTVQECKSLLGDLWEQLPCRQVPARESVFRRSGQKSSQLALAAELGFAIPETLITTDAESFLDFHDRHDGRIITKAFHVPLVEGVAGGLTATRLTEPVSPRDLAYADGLRFCPVIVQEMVPKRVELRVTIVGRRIFAAEIHSQASNRSSLDWRYYDTRTTPHRPHRLQEEIADRCLALMDRLGLLYGAVDLIVTPDDRHVFLEVNPNAQWLWVENMTGLPISEALCDLLLEPA from the coding sequence GTGCTCACCAGCGAGGACGACCCGCACGCCGAGCGGGTCGGCGGTCTACTCGCCCGGCGCGGCGCGCGCGTCAGCGTCTTCGACCCCGGCGACTTCCCCGTCTCCGCGAAGCTGGACCTCGGCTACGGCACCGACCTCGGCACCCGCCGCATCCTGCGCCGCGACAAGGAGACGATCGACCTCGACACGGTGTCCGCCGTGTGGTGGCGCCGGCCGACTCCCCCGCGGGCGCACCCCGAGATCGCCGATCCTGCGGTCGCCGCCCACACCGTGCAGGAGTGCAAGAGCCTGCTCGGCGACCTGTGGGAGCAGTTGCCGTGCCGTCAGGTGCCCGCCCGCGAGTCGGTCTTCCGCCGGTCCGGCCAGAAGTCCTCCCAGCTCGCGCTCGCCGCGGAGCTCGGGTTCGCGATCCCGGAGACACTGATCACCACGGACGCCGAGTCGTTCCTCGACTTCCACGACCGGCACGACGGCCGGATCATCACGAAGGCCTTCCACGTCCCGCTCGTGGAGGGCGTCGCGGGCGGCCTCACCGCGACGCGCCTCACCGAGCCGGTGTCGCCCCGCGACCTCGCGTACGCCGACGGCCTGCGGTTCTGCCCCGTGATCGTGCAGGAGATGGTGCCGAAGCGCGTCGAGCTGCGCGTCACCATCGTCGGGCGACGGATCTTCGCCGCCGAGATCCACTCGCAGGCGTCCAACCGGTCGAGCCTCGACTGGCGCTACTACGACACCAGGACCACGCCGCATCGGCCGCACCGGTTGCAGGAGGAGATCGCCGACCGGTGCCTCGCGCTTATGGACCGCCTCGGCCTGCTGTACGGCGCCGTCGACCTGATCGTCACACCGGACGACCGTCACGTCTTCCTTGAGGTCAACCCCAACGCCCAGTGGCTGTGGGTCGAGAACATGACCGGCCTGCCGATCAGCGAGGCCCTCTGCGACCTCCTGCTCGAACCGGCCTGA